TGCTTGtcttggtggtactaggaattgaactcagggccctttgcttgccaggcaagtgcttgcAAAGGTTCTACCACTTATGCTAcacccagtctttttgctttttagtttttttacgGATAGGGTCTtaaacttttgcttgggctggccgaGGATCATGATCTTTGTACCATGGTCTCCCAAGGAGGTGAATACCAGTGTGCACCACCAGGAGCGCCAGTCTTGGCATTGTTCTGATGGAAATTAAGAAACATGTTTGTTACCCTTCTTAAGGAATTCATATAATGTAGAAAAAGTTAAATTGCAAAGGACCTACAATGTATTGACATATTAAATGACTTTTGCTGTAGACAAAACATTTGTCTAAGATAACCAGTGTTACCAAAAGCTCTGCATCTTGAAGGCAAAGAGGCCTGTAaattgtagatttttttaaaatccagaagCAAGCTGTGATTCTTTTGGTAAAACATGATATCTATTCCTGTCTGAAAGGCTGGCTTAGTTTGTCAGAGAAAAGTTAATGCCAAGAGGCCATGGGCATGGATCAAAATAAATCCATACCAATTTTCAGAAAGCAGTTGACATGTCAGTTACCCTATAACAAAGAATGGTATTGACAGGAATCGGAGTCTTGTGATCTAATTCGGTTCTCACTTTGGATTCCTTAGGATTGCTTATTAAGAATGTGATGAAAAATAGGTATTCTTGCTCCTTTAATTATAACTGTCCATAAGTAGaagggaagaaacaaaaacaatctaaTACAAGATGGGCCTTGATTAAAAATCTGTGAATGTGAATACATTTCATTATGTTGAATTTTGAGTCACACTTATAAACTAATGGTTATCATACAAAACATTACAAACAAAATCTCCTAGTCTGTTGCAGAACCTCAAACTAATGAAATTAATTCCTTGCTTTTAATTATTCCTTCTACAGAAAGTCCTAAACTGAGTAATTATTGACATGTCTGCACTTTTACAAGTGAGTCATGAAAACATTATGCTTTTTATCAAAATGATGCAGGAAGCAATTTCAACCGGAGGTCAAGGATCCTATATTCTCTCAAAACAGTTTCAGTTCCTTGTGCTCCATgtcatataaaaaagaaatgagggtAGCTGGACTTCTGTAGTTTCAGCCCACTAATGTCATTCAACTCCCAAAGTTTCCATGCAACAGAGGGATCAGTATCTAAGTGCTCTACTATAAAGCATACCCAATTCTAAAAGGGACAGCTTTCATctttacctttcatttttttttcttaaagagggCTGAAGCAGTACCCTTCACTTGGCGGAGACCAGCCACTGACTTCCTTCCAGTACCAGCTTTCCAAGAGGACACCAAGTGAGTCTTTGCCCTGGTATTTTTACCCCGGGATTTACGGGGCTTCTCTTCCTTGTGCACCTTCATGTGCTGCCTCAGATGAGAGCTCTGGCTGAAGCATTTGTCGCATTCACTGCACTggtagggcttctccccagtgtgggtTCTCTGATGCTGAATAAGGTGGGAACTCTGGCTGAAACAACGGCCACATTCATCACACTGGTAGGGCttttctccagtatgaattctctggTGCTGAATGAGATTTGAGCTCTGTTTAAACCTTTCTCCACACTCATCACACGTGTAGGGCTTTTCACCAGTATGGATCCGCCGATGTTGTATGAGATTAGAACTCTGAAAGAAACTTTTCCCACAAT
The sequence above is a segment of the Castor canadensis chromosome 7, mCasCan1.hap1v2, whole genome shotgun sequence genome. Coding sequences within it:
- the Znf22 gene encoding zinc finger protein 22, coding for MRLAKPKGGISRSSSQGKGYENKRKTVCQRQKWGMTIRFDTGLSRLRRSLDEKPYKCTKCEKSFSQSSTLFQHQKIHTGKKSHKCADCGKSFFQSSNLIQHRRIHTGEKPYTCDECGERFKQSSNLIQHQRIHTGEKPYQCDECGRCFSQSSHLIQHQRTHTGEKPYQCSECDKCFSQSSHLRQHMKVHKEEKPRKSRGKNTRAKTHLVSSWKAGTGRKSVAGLRQVKGTASALFKKKK